The Dreissena polymorpha isolate Duluth1 chromosome 9, UMN_Dpol_1.0, whole genome shotgun sequence genome contains the following window.
TGTCGATAAATGGAGAGGAGCGGAATGGGTCCAACATGGGTATCAGACGAtggaatcaaatctgatcctaattaaagaagttaaggcaatttaagcaaaatttattaatttgaccttgagagtcaaggtcattcaaaggtcaaggtcaaaatcaaatttacaggtacagtaccctcatgatagcatgaaagtatttgaagtttgaaagcaatatcctTGATActgtagaagtaaagtggatctaaacacaaaatttaaaaaaaattcaaagctactaagaaacaagagatgtgtttgtcagaaacactatgccccctactgcgccgctttaatttatttaatgttttttatcatttggcaggtacaggtaatttttacaagggaagtaatattttgtaaagggatagaataaaaaatataacttcccttgtaaaaatgatctgtacctgccaaatgataaatagaaattatctccatttaaagcttgttacttcccttggatttgtttctttgacctttgaccttgaatgatgaccttgaccgttcaccactcaaaatgtgcagctccatgagatacacacgcatgccaaatatcaagttgctatcttcaatattgcaaaagttatggccaatcaAAGTTTTcggagggacagacagacagacagactaacagactaacggatagttcaactgctatatgccacccttccgggggcataaacaagagctgtcagaggacagcgcgctcgactattcgagtgcttgacagtataaggtaagccatcatggggaaattgtttataatcaataatttattagactatctttcaaacataaaaaaaggaaaaaaaaaattgggggggggggggagggggggggggttgagagggggtataatgtggggtggggtaatttattagatgctgttaaaaaaatatttttttttgtttggggggggaggggggaggttggggtggggggtaggggggtgagaggggggtataatgtggggtgtggtaatttattagatgatgtttaaaaaaaaaattatttcggGGTGGGGGGAggctgggaggggggggggaagggattctgggtaggggcgtggggtattgtttgggtggaatccattgtggtattcaggtaagtgttgttttgtcaaagtaataataacatgtgatcataaataaagaagttatggcaatttaagcaaaatgttcaattatctaagtgtaaaaggggccataattatgtcaaaatgcttgatgcagtggtctgctcttgtttaaaggttggggtcatgttggcaaacaattatgcaaaatataaaagcaatatgtcaaaggatatagaaaatattttgggtagtacgcaaagtttaacatagatttatcaataatatgcatattctaagtataaaaggggcaataattctgtcaaaatgcttgatacagttgtatgctcttgtttataggttggggtcatgatggtaaacaagtatgcaaaatatgaaagcaatatgtcaagggacattgaaaatatttggggtagtacgcaaacttaacatttgctgcattttctaagtggaaaaggggccataattatgacaaaatgcttgatagagttgtctgctcttgtttatatgttggggtcatgttgctaaacaagtatgcaaaatatgaaagcaatatgtcaagggacaatgaaaataatttgggtagtacgaaaactttaacatttgcacggaaACGGCAACggaaacgccggggtgagtaggatagctccactatttatatttcatatataatagtcgagctaaaaagggccataattctgttaaaaaccaaccagatttatgcaacttgccctgtacagtccccttacgatagttagcgagtttttcctagtctgaaagcaatagctatgacactttaggagtaaaatggagcaaaacacaaaacttaaccaaatgttcaataatgtaagtataaaaGTGTCCATaattcaaaatgccagtcagagatacataactttgcctgcacagtccccttatgatagttagtaagtgttgcaagtatgaaagcaatagctttgatactttaggaataaaattaacctaaacacaaaacttaacaaaattttcaattttctaagtataaaaagggaacataattctaacaaaatgcttgatacaattgtctgctcttgtttatagattggggtcatgttggtaaagaagtatgcaaaatatgaaagcaatatgtcaaatgacatagaaaatatttgaggtggtacgcaaactttaacattccaacgctcgaTCACGCTAAGCCTAACGCTCACGCGCACACTCACGCCGGGTTGAGTAAGAtcgatagctccactatatatatatatatatatatatatatatatatatatatatatatatatatatatatatatatatatatatatatatatatatatatatatatatatatagtcgagcttaAAACCAAAGTCCAGACCAATTTTCGAACTGATCAttatattgcaaagttatggctgTTTAATTTGACTGTTGACCTCTGAATGTGAACATGTCTTTTGAGGTAAGGAGAAAGGTGTTGCAAATCCTGTAACGATGGTTCAAAacatatggcaaagttatggctgagatAAAAAGAATGTGACAGACATCTGGCCACTCACACCGACGCACATCATGACATTGCGACTGCTATATGCTGCCTTCTTCAAGGATGGAATAAAGctcggaaccatttttgaattaTTCTGATAAATCATTAGAACAAACCTTTTGAACAAGTTTCCTTAAGATTAGACAAGCAAGCTATCACAAGTCAGTGCGCTTGACTATTCTTCTGCCTTTACagtattttgttcattttctgtCATTTATCTAATATACATACCACACTTACATATTTGGTGTTGAATATATGTAGAAGTTTATGAATTAAAACAAGACATGTCAACAAACAAGATGTTCAATCttttaccaatttattttattgaatttaattaacTCTGCGAGCACAGTCTGCATACAAAGTTATTTACACACACAATTACAGCTCATATTCCTCTAGTATAGTATTAAGTTATTAAGcagaaaatcatttttttatttttagtagcAGTGACCTTGACATATTTCCCCAAAAATGCAAAGCATCCTAGGTCTGCATGTTATCTAACTACAAACATAATTACACTGTTACTATTTTCATTAACAGCTACATACAAATGGCCCcataaacaaatttaacacaCATGTAAGCAACAGACACGACACAATAAAGAACAATAAACATGGCATAACCACTTAACTAGGTTGTTCAAAGTTTTAGTTATTATCTTGATTAAATAACTGCGCAATCTCAAGTCTGCATTTACAATATCAGCCAAATACCTCTAAGtcctccatccaaactcaagttattgagccaAATACcgttttttctattttaagtgaaACTGACCTGGACCTTTATCAAACTTATCATAAGTGCAATCCCGCACAGGATCACATGTCAGCCAACAATATACaaacattcaatataattacaaaaacacTACCTTCATCAATACTCAAACCCTTGAGTGGaaacagatttattttttatttaaagaagcaGTTACCTTGATTTACCCAACTGGACCCAGATGGAATCCGAAGCAAGGCTCAGCACAAGAAATCCATTTAAACTcaaagttattgagcagaaacggattttaatctatttaaaaaaaaaactaaacaaagaaTATGAAAGTCCCAAATGATTTCCCATGCTAGGTCTGCATATAAGCATTCTATACTCAAACTTGTATTGTAATATCTCCATCTAAACGCGATGTATTCACAAATAAACCAGTTTTCTATTTTTAGACAGCATAACCTGTCCTGTCGAAATCCCAAGCTAGGTATGAATATAAGCTACACACCCTCACAATCAATACCTACTACCAAACTGAGTTGAGCATGCAATTGTTCTATTTGTATGTACAGTGATCATGATCTTAACTGAACACGCCTGAAATACAATATATCAAAATAGGTTTCCATGCAAGCTTGCTCAGAGCGCCTATCctaagtttaatcaagattggtAAATGCGAACTAAATGTATTGACTGGAAACCACATCTATGCTGTTTTGCTTCTTATAGTCAAATTGACCTTTACCGAAATGCAATCTCTATTTAGGTTTTCATGTTAGCTAgctatatatatacacaaactcGAGTTATTAAGAAGAAACTGTTTTCAGTttccaaaatacaatcccaagctcGCAAGTATGCTTTatccaagtttcattaagttttGGCAATTCAAACTTAATGTATTGACTGAAAACCAGCTGTTTAGCGCCACCCACCCACATGCTCGCCTGCCCGTCCGCCATGTTCCAACCTTATAATCAGGATTTTCAACTTGGTTGAGAACTTGGTTAAATAcgacttatttgcaaaataaatattcaaaagtcattaacaaaacaatcaacaCTATTTACATTTGCAATGCTATGTTTCTTCCTGTCTGTGGTACAAACTACGATGTGTTCCTTTGTCATTCTAAAAGACAAATTGTAAACAAGTGTTCTGcggtcagagacatatgcccctcaaaacagggctttgaacttaTGACCCCAAtttttcaataggggtcatctactgtccaaggccaatgcgcatgtaaagtatcaagccaatttgtTGATgatttattgtgacagtgacctttgacttagtgaccccaattttgataggggtcatctactgtccaaggccaatgcgcatgggaaTTATAAAGCCAATTGgttgattcgttgacgagttattgatcagaaacgcttttcccccttattgtgccagtgaccatggcctttgacctagtgaccccaatttcaaataggggtcatctactgtccaaggctaatgcacatgagaagtatcaagccaatcattTAATCAGTagacgagttattgatctgaaacaatttcacacttagcatgttacagtgaccttgaattttgacctatcgacctcaatttcaataggggtcatttacttccaaggccaatgcacatgtgaagtatcaagctaatcagtcgattcgttgaagagttattgatcggaaacattttcaaacttagtgtgatagtgaccttgacctttgacctagtgaccccaatttctatagtgtcatctactgtccattgccaatgcacatgtgaagcatcAAGTCAATCagcggtcaattcgttgacgagttattgatcagaaacgattttcacacttagtgtgatagtgaccttgacctttgacctagtgaccccgatatcaataggggtcatctactggccaaggccaatgcacatgtgaagtatcaagtcaatcggtcaatttgttgaagaATTACTGAtgggaaacgaactggtctaccgacattcagactggtctacagACAGAgagccagcaaaacaatataccccttcgtCTTCAGAGAGGGGCATTATAACATTAACAttattgtatacatataaaatattcaaCGGAAAGAGCTACTTGAGTTCCAGAACAATTATTTGGTTTTTGTTGTATAGCCCCACAGTAATCTGGTCAACATTTTTATTGACGCAGACAGACGTTGGGCTGCTCAATCCATCGTTCTGTGAAAGCAGAGTTGCCAGCTTCTTTTTGCCCTCACGATCCACCTGTATGACAGCATTGGAGGTATTTCCACATACAAGCACATGTCCTGCCCATGTAACATGAACGCAATATGGATGTCGTAGTTCAGGGTCAGTAAACGTGGATATCAGGGTCCCATCCATGGCCAGTGTGATCAGCTTGTGCTGGCTATTGTTGGTGACATAAATCATGTCCCCAGCTGGACACACTGCACACCTGCAAActgcaaaacaaatatttaaattaacatgTCAGATATagatttaaaacaagggctgtttgtaaaacatgcatgccacccaaatgggctgtcagttgtagtgacagccattgtgtgactaCGTTAGAGAATgattggcaatttttttttaaattgctcgcGTTACTCATGGAGTTGCTGATGAGAGTCTGTTGTTTATTTGTCATAAGTTTCCACCAGATATTTTTGAGATATTAAATAAAGATAAGTGAGATGTGTATATATATTcatgatttatcatccggaaaccattttactgcttcaggtcactgtgaccttgacctttgacctagagacctgaaaatcaaaaggggtaatctgccagtcaggaccattgtccctatgaactttcctgatcctagtcctaagcattagtgagttatcatcctgaaaccatttgactgttacaagtcactgtgaccttgaccattgacctagagtcctgaaaatcaataggggtcatctatcggtcatgaccaatgtccccatgaactttcctgatcccaggcttaagcgttctttagttatcatccggaaaccatttcactgtttcgagtcactgtgaccccattttactgtttcgagtcactgtgaccttgacctttgacctagtaacctgaaaataaaaagggatcatctgccagtcatgaataatgtacctatgaactttcctgatcccaggcctaagcattcttaagtactcatccggaaaccatttggtggtcggaccgaccgacagaccgaccgacatgtgcaaaacaataaaccatttaactgttttgagtcactgtgaccccattttactgtttcgagtcactgtgaccttgacctttgacctagtgacctgaaaataaataggggtcatctgccagtcatgatcaatgtacctatgaactttcctgatcccaggcctaagcgttattgagttatcatccggaaaccatttggtggaccaaccgactgacggacagaccaacatgtgcaaaacaatataccccctcttcttggatgGGAGGAGGGGGGCATAGAAATGAttacaaatattaagaatttCGTTTCATCacacaaaaaaatataaacaagtgtTCTgcagtcggagacatatgcccccccaaaaaaacaacaacaacagggctttgaactagttatcccaattttaatagggatcatctactgtccaaggtcaatgcacatgtgaagtatcaagccaatcggtcaattcgttgatgagttattgatcggaaacaattttcacacttattgtgacagtgaccttgacctttgacctagtgaccccaattttgataggAATTATCTAGTGTCCAAGGCCAATGtccatgggaagtatcaagccaatcggtcgattcctTGACAGTTATTAatcagaaacgcttttcccactagttgtgccagtgaccatgacctttgacctagtgactccaatttcaatagggatcatctactgtccaaggcaaatgtaCATGAGAAGTACTAGTATATAGCCAATCGCTGAATCAGTTGACAATTTATTGATAGGAAATAATTTAACActaagtgtgtaacagtgaccatgacctttgacctagtgaccccaatttgatTAGGGGTcaactactgtccaaggccaatgcacatgtgaaatttcaagccaatcagtgaatcagttgacgagttattgatgggaaacaatttcacacttagtgtgcaacagagaccttgacctttgacctcgtgacccaaatttcaataggggtcatctactgtccaaggccaattctcatggaaagtatcaagctaattggtgaatcagttgacaagttagTGATCAGAAACAAATGTACACAATTGTAATGTGTggcagtgacctttacctttacctagtgaccctaatttcaataagggtcatctactgtccaagaccaatacatatgtaaagtatcaagccaatcggtaaattgGTTGAAatgttattgatcagaaatgattttcgCACTTAGtttgatagtgaccttgacctttgacctagtgaccccaatttcaatagaggtcatctactgtccaaggcaaataaacatgtgaagtatcaagccaatcggtaaattcattgacgagtaattgatcagaaacaattttcacactaagtgtgatagtgaccttgacctttgacctagtgacccaaatttcaaaaggggtcatctactgtccaaggccaatgcacatgtgaagtattaaaCTAAACAGTCAATTTATTGACGAGTAATTTTAATaaaggtcatctactgtccaaggtcaatgcacatgtgaagtatcaagcaaatcagtctattggttgacgagttattggtCTGAAACAAACTGGTCTTCCGACATTCAGACTTGTCttccgacggacagaccgacatccagcatACTTGTACAAACATTTATGTACAATACGTTAAGTattgaaatataatgaaaattcatTTACCTGTTATGCCACCTCCTTTATCCTCATAAAGCTTTTTAATGAGTGTCCCTGTCAAAGTGTAGTGGTACAGGGAGGAGACAGAGGTGACGAACAATGTTTCATGATGGTGGGCAATACCAGCAGCACCATGCGGTAACCGAATCCTCCTCTCATTAATCAGCTGCCCCTTCCTCACAGAGATGAACTGCACATCACTGTCAACAGTCACAGCCACCGAACTGGATGTAATCAGGCAAATGTCCAATAGATCCCCAGACACATCACAGTGGCTGACTACATTGTACTGCTGGTCAAACAGCTTaactcttttatttttataatcaacAACAATGACATGGCCACTAGGTAAGATGCAAATACCTGTGATGAAGCAAGGCAAATTTGTGTCACTTGATATTTGTATATTATACTCAGATTTTCTCTTCACTTTCAACACCTGGTTTGGATTCATCACTTCAATACTCCCTAGACCTGACATTTTAGACAGGTACTGCTCAATATCAATGTTTGCCTTGAAGTTCATTGAACTGGGAATTTTAACTGGGCTCTCCTTCAGATATGTCTCACATTCTTGAATTTTGTCAAGACATTTCCAGCCGGCTATGAACTCCATTTCTTTCTTGCTCTTATCACACAGGCCTTGTACAGCTTCACCAAGTTCTTGCAGTTCATCCTTCAGTCTGGAGCAGATGTCAACATCTTTCTTGAGAGAGGTTTGAAATCTGGTCCTAATTTTATCCAGTTCTTTCAGTGTTGCATTTTCTAGCTCATCCAAATAAGCATTTAATTTGTCACGCATGTCTCGGATTTCTTGCAGTGTTTCATTATATGATACCTCCATGAACTGAATGATGGACTCTTGTGTACTCTTTGAAATATTAAGTTGGTTACCAATAGTTTGCAGATTGCTTGACAACTGTTTTATATCCAATGATAGCTTTTTTACTGACTCAGAAATAAAAGTCACATTGAGGCACTGTCTGAAAAAGAAACATGGAGCATTATAAACAAACAAGTCAAGTCATTGAATAGATATCCCcttccaaataaattgtgttcatgGATCGGTGAAAATGATGACTTAGAAGTGTGGTAAGTTGCATGGATGTGGCTCATATCTTATTTGAGATACAGCTCAAgacaaaaaaatcttatttaaaaaggGTATGTTAAAGTCAAAAAGGGCCACTCTGTTATTTTCAAATGGATTGTTTCGCAATCTTATGTGAATCATTcccatatttatatatacatactcataccaatttCCAATTAAATCTGCCCAAGCAGTTACAATATGTGGCCCCCCGGACACAATAGTATgcttattttcaagtaaaaaaagtCATAACTTCATTATTTGCAAATGGATTTTGACCGCATTTGACGTGAATCATCcttttatctatataaatacaaatagCAATTTCATTGAAATTCGCAAAAGCAAATTTccagatatggctccagacacaaaagtgttcGGGAAGGAGGGGCAAAGGTGTGAtaattttcaagtaaaaaagGACTGTAACTTTGTTACTTGCATTTGGATTGCATTTGGCATTtgatgtgcatcatcctcttacccATATAAacactcataacaagtttcaatgaaatcggcacAAGCAGTTCCAAATATGTATCTAGACACAAAAATGTTCCGAACAGATGAAAACGTCAAAACAACATCGAATGATAATAAaccattttgacatatttaataTCTGGgtgaaacaaaatattcaaacagtATAATTGATTATAAATCAAAgtttaaattaacaaacatatcgagtatacatgtatgtttcaaacttggcctaaaaaaataaataacaagacCTGTTtgtgtaaaacacaatgccccctactaagCTTTGAAGCCAACTGAAGTTATTTTAGAGAAAACTGTTTGGTCCGAGCCCAAACACATCGCCAaatatcaatggaccggaacaaaacgCACACCacatctgtaagtcatgttggTAGACTCACGTACCAAACATCAGCTCAACAGCTCAAagcgttttattaaaaaaagtcgGAAAACAGTTGTTATAGAGAAAATTTCCATGCCAATATCTTAGACAAAAATCAATGGATTGGAACGAAATTCACACTTAATCTGTAAgttatgtaggtagactcataCACGTACCAAAAGCCACTTAATATATGAAAGCATTGCGTAAAATACCTCTGGAAAACGGCTATAATAGAGGAAATGAATGAACTGGAACATAACTCACACTTCATCTTTAGGTCATGTACGTAGAGTCACATGCCAAAAAAGAACTTAATTTCTGAAAGCATTtcgtaaacaagagggcctgaaaggcccaaagtcgctcacctgagattcaaaggatcTGATCTGTTTTGTGCAGcacaagatgtcattagaacaaattttctaaccaactttcatgactagccacgtttttcaacagatcagAACCGTTTTCATacacattcaagatatcatttaaacaaatattctgaaaaagtttcataaagattcataaagccatataaggacaaatgacccgccccctggtggccatgttttttaagcaactggaaccattttcgaacttgtcagagatatcatagggacaaatcttctgactaattttcatgatgatcagaaataaatgtggcttctagagtgttaacagttttactatagctatataaggaaaaatgccacgaccccttggaggccatgtttttacaccaaccggaactcatccaagatatctttaGGACAAATTGTCTGGcaaagtttcatgattatcggacaattaatgtggcctctggagtgttaataACGTttaactaaagcaatatatatccatattaggaaaaatgccccgccccctggtggccatgtttttaaagcaaccaaaaccattttcgaactcatccaagatatcattgggacaaattttttgaccaagtttcatgaagatcggaaaataaatgtggcctctagagtgttaacacggttttactatagccatataaggaagaatgccccgccccttggcggccatgtttttcaaccaaccgacatcatttttaaaactcgtcccagatattattgggataaatcttctaaccaagtttaatgaagatcggaaaataaatgtggcctctagagtgataacaaggttttactaaagccatataaggataaatgcctcgccccctggtggccatgtatttcaatcaaccggcatcatttttaaacttgtccaagatattattgggatgaatcttctgaccaagtttcatgaagatcggacaataaatgtggcctctagagtgttaacaagattttactatatagccatatttagccataaaaggaaaaatgcccaaccccttggcagccatgtttttcaagcaaacgtaaccattttggaactcatccattGGTAATGTTAACGCTTGTTTTGATTTTCATATGCATTCATGtgcttattttaaatacatatgtattattatattttaaatggcGAGTTATCACATTAAGGGAACTTAAATAATTACGGATCACATCTTTTTAACTTAGTAGAATTTTTTTTCTTCTGGAATGGTAATGTTAATGCCTGATTTGATTATCATATGCATTCATGTGCTTACCGTCTGTATGTTTATTGTTGTGAtgtttttgtacacatttttatatCTACACTATcgttaataacataaaaacttttcttttaaaccagtataaataaacacaaattcatATCTActttattattaataacatagCTATGTTATAGGTATatttgacagtatttacatgtacatacaatagCTGTCTCTATATACACAGGAATCAAAATTCAGGATTGATATTATAgaacattgtatattttaaaatggcCCTTTGGGACATTTAGGAAACTTAAATAATTGAAGATGATATCTGTTAACTTagttgaatatttgtttttcttccgCATTGGTAATGTCAACACTTGTTTTGATTCTCATAAGCATTCATGTGCTTATTTGAAATACatgtgtattattatattttaaatggcGCTTTATCACATTTAGGGAACTTAAATAACTACGAATCACATCTGTTTAACTTGgttgaatgtttgtgttttttttcttctggAATGGTAATGTTAATGCCTGATTTGATTTTCATATGCATTCATGTGCTTATCGTctgtatgtttattgttgttatgtttttgtACACATTTTCATATCTACACTATCGTtaataacattttcttttatGCCAGTAGAAATAAACACAAATTCCCAACACATGTCAATAAAACAGGATATAAATATGTACTATTATAAAATTAATAGGCAAGATTCAGTACGCTTCAATTtagccataaaaataaaatattttggagaaaaaaatgtatgaaaaaatatgctctttaaatgtaaaaggtcTCAACAATGATAATAAAAGGCAAAGTATATtcaaatggtttgaagaaaataattacacAGTGTGTTTACTTCATGAAACACATGTTTGTGAGCTAACAAAAAACTAATGGCAATCAGAATGGAGTGGAATAAGTTTTTACAGTGGGAACAAATCAAATAGTGAAGGTTTAGGAATTTTAATCAAAAATAAAGATAATGTAAGCATAGGCGATTTTAAAGAATTAGTACCCGGTAGATTATGCACAATagatgttattattaataatcaa
Protein-coding sequences here:
- the LOC127843632 gene encoding uncharacterized protein LOC127843632: MEVSYNETLQEIRDMRDKLNAYLDELENATLKELDKIRTRFQTSLKKDVDICSRLKDELQELGEAVQGLCDKSKKEMEFIAGWKCLDKIQECETYLKESPVKIPSSMNFKANIDIEQYLSKMSGLGSIEVMNPNQVLKVKRKSEYNIQISSDTNLPCFITGICILPSGHVIVVDYKNKRVKLFDQQYNVVSHCDVSGDLLDICLITSSSVAVTVDSDVQFISVRKGQLINERRIRLPHGAAGIAHHHETLFVTSVSSLYHYTLTGTLIKKLYEDKGGGITVCRCAVCPAGDMIYVTNNSQHKLITLAMDGTLISTFTDPELRHPYCVHVTWAGHVLVCGNTSNAVIQVDREGKKKLATLLSQNDGLSSPTSVCVNKNVDQITVGLYNKNQIIVLELK